GGGAGTGCCACGGTCTGGTATTGGAACGGTTGAAGCATGTGGAAGGGGATCTGGCGACCACCCGGGCGGCCCTGCAGGGTAGCCGGGCGTACCGGCTGTCCCTGGAGGCGGGCCGGGTCTCCCGGATACTCGACGAGGTGAAGTGACAGTCGCCGGGGCGGGGTCCCGCAGGACGGGCCGGGAGGAATCGGGTACCGGCCCGCTAATACTACTTATTGAGGGTGGGCGGGAAAGGGGAACAGGCATGGAGATCACGGTACGGGGGAAGAACCTGGAGGTCACTCCGGCACTGCGCCAGTATGCAGAGAAGCGGATGTCCAAGATCGAGCGGTTCTTCGACGACGTCCCCGTCAGCGCACACGCGGTGATCAGCACGGAGAGGGGCCGGTACATCGTCGAAGTTACGCTCTCCGTGAATGGCATCCTCCTGCGGGGGGAAGAATCGACGGGTGACGCCTTCGCCTCCATGGATCTGGTCCTGGAGAAACTCGAGAAGCAGATCGAGAAGTTCAAGACGCGCATCACCAGGCGGCTGCGGATGGCCCGCAAGGCGGCCGTGCGGGAGGAGATGCCGGCGCCCGTAGCCGGACCCGCCGAGGAGGAAGGTGATCGGCCTCGGGTCGTTCGGGTGAAGCGGTTCTCGTTCAAGCCCATGAGCGTGGAAGAAGCCATCCTGCAGATGGACCTGCTCGGCCACGACTTCTTCGTCTTCAC
This genomic interval from Bacillota bacterium contains the following:
- the raiA gene encoding ribosome-associated translation inhibitor RaiA, whose product is MEITVRGKNLEVTPALRQYAEKRMSKIERFFDDVPVSAHAVISTERGRYIVEVTLSVNGILLRGEESTGDAFASMDLVLEKLEKQIEKFKTRITRRLRMARKAAVREEMPAPVAGPAEEEGDRPRVVRVKRFSFKPMSVEEAILQMDLLGHDFFVFTNAETDQVSVVYRRRDGDYGLIEPEF